The nucleotide window TTATGCAAGCTGAGAGCTTAAACATAATCTCTTTAAATTTCTCTCTTAACAAGCCAAAGACGAAGCTAGCTAGTAACAGCGCTGGTAAGGTGCAAAGCCCAAAGATAAGCATTATCAAGGATGCGTCAGCCACATTTGCGCTTAAAACTCCAAGCGCTAAGAAATAATAGAC belongs to Campylobacter concisus and includes:
- a CDS encoding sulfite exporter TauE/SafE family protein produces the protein VYYFLALGVLSANVADASLIMLIFGLCTLPALLLASFVFGLLREKFKEIMFKLSACIMILNGLYLSFLGYRANA